A region from the Hypomesus transpacificus isolate Combined female chromosome 11, fHypTra1, whole genome shotgun sequence genome encodes:
- the morn4 gene encoding MORN repeat-containing protein 4 isoform X1, producing MTLTKGTFTYASGEEYSGEWKEGRRHGTGQLKFSDGTCYTGQFEKGLFHGSGVLLFQDGSRCRLFVYEGEFTQGKFHGVGVYCRGDGMKYEGEFSSGRVEGHGLLTFPDGTHGAPRNEGVFENHKLQKREKCPGVVQQAQASASAARSLAL from the exons ATGACTCTGACCAAGGGAACCTTCACCTACGCGAGTGGAGAAGAGTACAGCGGAGAGTGGAAAGAAG GTCGTCGACATGGTACGGGCCAGCTCAAGTTCTCTGATGGAACCTGCTACACAGGCCAGTTTGAAAAAGGACTGTTCCACGGGTCGGGGGTGCTGCTTTTCCAAGACGGATCCAGGTGccgtttgtttgt GTATGAGGGGGAGTTCACCCAGGGCAAGTTCCACGGCGTGGGAGTCTACTGTCGCGGCGACGGGATGAAGTACGAAGGAGAGTTCAGCAGCGGCCGCGTGGAGGGTCACG gATTGCTGACCTTCCCGGACGGCACCCACGGAGCACCCAGGAACGAGGGTGTGTTTGAGAACCACAAGCTGCAGAAGAGGGAGAAGTGCCCAGGGGTGGTGCAGCAGGCCCAGGCCTCAGCCTCCGCTGCCCGCAGCCTGGCTCTGTGA
- the ankrd2 gene encoding ankyrin repeat domain-containing protein 2 yields the protein MAWPFNVVNQRIELENVKAEHRRARALKLGHITEDSSKEDEGEKNGEPTNQTVGDIQVEARVRKTSSDLRREIVDLGGAENLAELRQKKKTWKKGSSPRVSIEVPVLDVVNTDEFINAAIQGKLKVVVKYLSDGGDPNTFDELRRTALHRASMEGHITVIQKLLENGADISLKDRLDSRAVHWASRGGRLGVLKVLHSHGADLNVRDKAMSSPLHVATRTGHADVVDFLISNGAKINAKDREGDTALHDAVRLNRYKIVHLLIVAGADTKIQNYAGLIAVEQVKQWQFDTKETLEKLEQLRLVGLIPS from the exons ATGGCCTGGCCCTTCAACGTGGTCAACCAGAGGATCGAACTGGAGAACGTGAAAGCCGAG CATCGCAGAGCCCGTGCCTTGAAACTGGGTCATATTACGGAAGATTCATCCAaagaggacgagggagagaagaaTGGTGAACCCACCAATCAGACGGTTGGTGACATTCAG GTGGAGGCTCGAGTGAGGAAGACCTCCTCTGATCTTCGCAGGGAGATTGTGGATCTGGGAGGCGCTGAAAACCTTGCAGAACTCCgtcagaagaagaagacctGGAAGAAGGGGTCCTCACCCAGGGTGTCCATAGAAGTGCCTGTG ctggATGTGGTGAATACAGATGAATTCATAAACGCAGCCATCCAGGGCAAACTCAAGGTCGTGGTGAAGTACTTGTCGGATGGTGGGGATCCTAACACATTTGATGAG TTGCGGAGGACTGCTCTGCACCGTGCTTCCATGGAGGGCCACATCACGGTGATCCAGAAGCTTCTGGAGAACGGAGCAGACATCTCCCTGAAGGACAGG ctGGACTCCAGAGCAGTCCACTGGGCAAGCAGAGGAGGAAGGCTGGGCGTGCTCAAAGTCCTCCACAGTCATGGAGCCGATCTCAATGTCAGGGATAAG gccatGAGCTCGCCCCTGCATGTGGCCACCAGGACCGGCCATGCTGATGTCGTGGATTTCTTGATCTCCAACGGCGCCAAGATCAACGCCAAGGACAGG GAGGGGGACACAGCCCTGCACGATGCTGTGCGTCTCAACAGGTACAAGATCGTCCACCTGCTCATCGTGGCGGGAGCGGACACCAAGATCCAAAACTAC GCTGGCCTCATTGCTGTGGAGCAGGTGAAACAGTGGCAGTTTGACACCAAGGAAACCCTGGAGAAGTTGGAGCAGCTTAGACTGGTGGGCCTGATACCCTcctaa
- the morn4 gene encoding MORN repeat-containing protein 4 isoform X2 gives MTLTKGTFTYASGEEYSGEWKEGRRHGTGQLKFSDGTCYTGQFEKGLFHGSGVLLFQDGSRYEGEFTQGKFHGVGVYCRGDGMKYEGEFSSGRVEGHGLLTFPDGTHGAPRNEGVFENHKLQKREKCPGVVQQAQASASAARSLAL, from the exons ATGACTCTGACCAAGGGAACCTTCACCTACGCGAGTGGAGAAGAGTACAGCGGAGAGTGGAAAGAAG GTCGTCGACATGGTACGGGCCAGCTCAAGTTCTCTGATGGAACCTGCTACACAGGCCAGTTTGAAAAAGGACTGTTCCACGGGTCGGGGGTGCTGCTTTTCCAAGACGGATCCAG GTATGAGGGGGAGTTCACCCAGGGCAAGTTCCACGGCGTGGGAGTCTACTGTCGCGGCGACGGGATGAAGTACGAAGGAGAGTTCAGCAGCGGCCGCGTGGAGGGTCACG gATTGCTGACCTTCCCGGACGGCACCCACGGAGCACCCAGGAACGAGGGTGTGTTTGAGAACCACAAGCTGCAGAAGAGGGAGAAGTGCCCAGGGGTGGTGCAGCAGGCCCAGGCCTCAGCCTCCGCTGCCCGCAGCCTGGCTCTGTGA
- the st3gal7 gene encoding ST3 beta-galactoside alpha-2,3-sialyltransferase 7 produces the protein MVTLNRLSVVDPEDRCPLLAEVESVQVSPGNHHHHQHSRKPGTRELLLSRTNNLALSLVLLVGCYSAVLIPELLPSNKLSSTEDSLTQRDLALLNRSASLLSGACQSDWCVSRLRSLACSPGLQDIPVFLQQAHRPVPWEHAPPLGLQGSEEPLVLALASIPKPGLPAHLAGRGGAGGCRRCVVVGSGGVLHGSHLGSHIDQYDIIIRMNNAPVSGFERDAGSRTTIRLMYPEGAPHSPREYLHTPLVGLVVFKSLDLDWLTSIITKQPLSFWSKLWFWREVVEDIPLDPGNFQILNPEILHRTGLALQSYTQQQRTMVPTLGASAVVMALQLCDQVSLAGFGYDLQQPGARLHYYESLRMDAIKAQVVHDVSAEKLFLRELVSAGAVSDLTGAL, from the exons atggtgaccctGAACCGCCTAAGTGTGGTGGATCCTGAGGACAGGTGCCCCCTGCTAGCGGAGGTGGAGTCGGTCCAGGTCTCCCCCGgcaaccaccaccatcaccaacacTCCAGGAAACCTGGCACCAGGGAGCTCCTTCTCAGCAG GACTAACAACCTAGCCCTGAGTCTGGTGTTGCTGGTGGGATGTTACTCTGCTGTCCTCATCCCTGAACTTCTACCCTCCAACAAGCTGTCCTCAACAGAGGACAGCCTGACACAAAGAGATCtg GCCTTGCTGAACCGCTCGGCCTCCCTGCTCTCCGGAGCCTGCCAGTCAGACTGGTGTGTGAGCCGCCTGCGCTCCCTGGCCTGCTCCCCGGGCCTCCAGGACATCCCCGTCTTCCTCCAGCAGGCCCACAGGCCCGTGCCCTGGGAGCATGCCCCTCCGCTGGGGCTGCAGGGCAGCGAGGAGCCGctggtcctggccctggcctcCATCCCTAAGCCGGGCCTGCCCGCGCACCTGGCAGGAAGGGGGGGTGCGGGGGGCTGCAGgcgctgtgtggtggtgggcaGCGGAGGGGTGCTCCACGGCAGCCATCTTGGCTCTCACATCGACCagtatgacatcatcatcag AATGAACAACGCGCCGGTGTCTGGGTTTGAGCGGGACGCAGGCTCCAGGACCACCATCCGCCTCATGTATCCAGAGGGAGCCCCTCATTCCCCCAGAGAGTACCTACACACCCCCCTGGTGGGCCTGGTGGTCTTCAAAAGCCTGGATCTGGATTGGCTCACCTCCATCATCACCAAACAGCCTCTG AGCTTCTGGTCCAAGCTGTGGTTctggagggaggtggtggaggacatTCCTCTGGACCCGGGGAACTTCCAGATCCTCAACCCGGAGATCCTGCACAGGACGGGGCTGGCGCTCCAGAGCTACACCCAGCAGCAGAGAACG atggtGCCCACGCTTGGGGCCAGTGCGGTGGTGATGGCCCTGCAGCTGTGTGACCAGGTCAGCCTGGCCGGCTTCGGCTACGACCTGCAGCAGCCCGGAGCCAGACTGCACTACTACGAGTCGCTACGCATGGATGCCATCAAGGCCCAg GTGGTCCACGACGTCAGCGCCGAGAAGCTCTTCCTGAGAGAGCTGGTGTCCGCAGGGGCGGTTAGCGACCTCACGGGGGCGCTGTGA